In Actinomycetota bacterium, the sequence GTTTTGAAATCGCCGAAGCATTGGGTTTGCGGCGAAACCAAGCCTCAGTAGAACGCGGTGAGGGATTCGGTGGCCAGTTCAGGATGATGACTTTTCAGGGAGAAGACTTCATTGGTTCTGTGTCTGATGACGGATCGGAACATCGCTTTGGTATGAGTCCAAGATTTCATGAACCGGGGATGAAGTCGATGCAGGTCCTAGGCCGTTTGGATTTCTTTAAGGCTTTCTCGCATATCGAAATCCACGAGCGCGGGAAGTATCTAGATTTATATCCATAAACATATATTTTTCCTCCCTCGACCTCCAATCCGCTTCTCCATGGTTCTTGTTCTTTCACCCTGCCGTTAATCATTTCTCCCTAGTTGCCAATCTTCTTCTCCCCGACCCCCGACTTGTCTCCCTGTCTCCAGATCATTCTCCCCTGAATCTCTGATTCTTCTCCCCATCCACTAAGTTCTTTCTCCCTAACCCCCGAAACATTCTCCCTTGTTTAACGACTGGCGCAAGCGGATGCTACTTATAGTCCGTGGTAATATATTCCTCTTTTCCATGATTATGTGGGCGGAGGGGATATGCCAAATTACACGGATGAACAGAAACAAGAGGCAGACAGAGAAACGTCACCCTGGGGCGAAGGCAGCCAGAGAATCGTCATCCCGAGTGACCCCGCAGATGCTGCGAGGGAACTCAGACGGAGCTTTCACTCCAGCTAAAATCGTGCCCTGAAGATCAAACATGAATCCAGGAAGAATCTTGCGTGGTGGAGCAGAAACAAGAACATCAAATGATTCGTGTTTGGTGGATCGGAAACAAGAACCAGTAGGTTGAAAGGCAAGACTTGACGCCTTTAATAGAAGTAATTCGGCGACGCAATAAAGACAGAATGAACTTTTCTTGTTAGTATTTGCATTAATACGGCGCGTGTCTTGGTTTGATCAAATATATGTTTGATCAATTTAGACAAAGAAGACAAGTTGGCTAAAGCTTGTTAGTTTAAGAATATTGGAGTTGCATGAGTCTTCGAGATATTGAGTTTAAGCCTTCATACTCGTCTGATTCAGATGATATTCTCAATGAGTTTTATATTCCCGCGCTTCAAGAATCAGTTCTATATAGAAGATTGGCCGGCTACTATTCCTCGACAAGTCTAGCTATTGCGGCAAAAGGAATTCTCGGGCTTCTTAAGAGTGGCGGGTCAATGCAGATGGTGATCTCTGCAGAGCTAAATCAGCAGGATATGGATGCAATACGATCGGCTACGGAGACGCCAGAACAAATATTTGCACAAGTAATTATTGATGACCTAAATAATCTTAAAGACTTACTAGTGTATGAACATATAAAGGCACTTGGGTGGCTTCTCGCAAATAATAGACTCGAAATAAAAGTCGCTGTACCCCGCGCCGATGGCATTTTTCATCCAAAAATAGGTGTTTTCAACGACCGGCAAGACAATATAGTAACTTTTAGCGGCTCAATAAATGAGAGTGCCATGGGCTGGAAAGGGAATGATGAGTTTTTTAAATCGTTTGTAAGTTGGAAACCAGAGGATTCATCAAGACTTCATGCAGACATTGATGAGTTTAATAAGTACTGGAACAACACAGCAAAGCGAAGTCAAATTGTTGATGCTCCAATTGCCTTAAGGAACAAGATTGTTTCTTTGGCGCCATCTAGTTCAAACGCCAAAGACCTTGAAGTCCTATACAAATCACTCCAAGAAGAAGAACATATAGATTTACAAAAAGATGAGGAAAAACCGCCAATAAAACTTCGTGATTATCAGAAAGATGCAGTGCTTAGTTGGCAAAATAACAAGAATATTGGAATATTTGAAATGGCTACTGGAACAGGAAAGACACGGGCCGCCTTAGCTTGCATGGATAGCTTGATCCGAAAAGACAAGACACAGAATTTATTCATTGTTGTATGTCCATCGAATCAACTAATCGTCCAATGGATTGACCAGGTAGATGAATTGGTCGCGATTGACGGACCTGTAATTATTGCAGATAGCACAAATCCAAAATGGAAAGATGATGTAGCTGATAGGCTTGTCGACTTCAACCAAACGCGATATAGAAATATCTTGATTGTGACAACATACAGTACTTTCTCATCAAGCCGATTCCACAAAATGGTTCAAGAGGCTAGTGGAGAATCAGTCTTCCTAATTGCAGATGAAGTCCATAATCTAGGGGCTCCAAAGTTTAAAAAGGGAATCGACGAGTATTATAAGAAAAGGCTCGGCTTAAGCGCAACACCTAAGCGCTGGTTCGACGATACTGGCACAAGTGAGATTTATGATTACTTTGGCGGCGAAGTCTTTTCCTTTAGCTTGGGCGATGCTGTTACACAGATAAATCCAGAAACCGAAAGAACATATCTTACCCCATATAGATATTTCCCTTCTTTCATATATCTAACAGACCAAGAGACTAGCGAATACCTAGAGCTGTCAAAAACGATTGCTCGACTTCAGGGCATTAAATCAGATTCAGGGGACGAGCAAGTAACCTCAATTGAAAGATTGCTCTTCAAAAGAGCCAATATAATAAAAAACGCGGTTAACAAACTCCAAGCGCTCGATGAAATAATCAGAAATATCAATCCAGATCTTACAGGCACCCTTATTTATGTAAGTCCCCAACAGATTCAAGAGGTAATGCAGATGCTTGGCGCCTCATCGATTCGTGCGCAAAGATTCACGATGGAGAAAGGCACAAAGAAAGAGAAAAAGTATGGTGGCAAATCAGAAAGAAGCTATCTTTTGGAAAACTTCTCGAAAGGTAAATTTCAGGTCTTGGTTGCTATGAAATGCTTAGATGAGGGAGTTGATATTGCCGAAGCAAGAACTGCAATCTTTCTATCAAGCTCAGGTAACCCAAGAGAATACATTCAAAGAATAGGAAGAGTACTAAGAAGGTGCTCGGGAAAAGAAAGCGCATCTATTTATGACATTATTGCTTTGCCCAAGAAAGGGCAAGTACCAAAAGAAATGAAAGATATTGAAGAAAAGATGATTAGGAGAGAGCTGAAAAGGTATATTGAAATTGCGAGGACCGCACTAAACAACGGCGAGGCAATTGCGGCAATTTCAAAGATATATGAACAGTATAAGTAGGGGGCGTTCGTGGATAATGAAGGTATGTACGAAAAGATAATTAATGAATTGCAGAAGCAATGCAAAGACGAGCCAGAGATTGGATTCCTGCTGATCAAATTGCTTGCAGAAGAAGCTGACCGTCCGAGAACGGCGCAGTGGAAAGCCTCATATGAGAAATTAATTAGGAGCACCAGGGATCGATTGGAAAAAGCCAATGAGAATTGAAAAACTAATAATGAAGAATTATCGTCAATACAGAGATGAAATATTGCACTTTAGGAGCACTTCAGAGTGCGATCTTACTGTGTTTATTGGACGAAATGGCACTGGAAAATCTAATATTCTTAATGCCATCAACTGGTGTCTTTATAAAGAAGAGCCTCATTTGAATGATGAGTCAGTAAGTATGCCTCCAGTAACAATGGACAGTGTACTGCAGAGCCCAGATGGATCTGAGCACAGTGTATCTGTTGAGCTTTATATCGATTCTGGTGAAGGAGGGAAAATAGTTTTTAATCGGACGGCAAGGTATAAAGTCTTTAAAGAAACAGCGATGGCAAAAATTGAAATGGGTGAGCTATATAGATACGTTTCAACCTATATGGACCTAGAAGTCCAGCATATAAAGAAGAACGGCGAGACTGACTATTTTAGCGAAGATGAAGACGTAGAGTTTTTTATTGATACATTTATCCCAAAGAATATTCGTGGGTTTTTTATTTTTGATGGGGAACGGCTAAGTTCGTATTTTAAAGTAGCCGTTCAGAAAAATATTAGAAGCGCCATTCTTAGCCTATCAAGAATCGAAGTTTTAGAAACAATAAAAGATCGCCTTGGAACAATATTAACAGAATACAACCGTGAAGCTGGAAGGTATAGCCCTGAGCTTGAGGAGATAGAAAAACAGCTTAATCAAGCTATAGAAAGAGAAAATGAAGCATCAAATATGCTTAATGAAGCGCAGGTTCAAATTGACAGCGCAAAAACTCAAATCGAAGAACACAAGGGCGAAATTGAAGGTTGTCCTGATGCTATGAAACTTAATACTGAGCGGGATGAGTTGAAGGATAAAGTGCAATTAACAAATAAGAGGCGTGAGAAAAACCATATTGAATATCTAAACAGTCTATTTGAGTTAGGGAAAACAGCAAATTCAAAAGCAGCGCTTACTAGCCTATTAGATATAATCAACAAGAAAATACAGAACCACGAGTTGCCACCGCCGATTGAAAATAGAAATCTTGAACAATCGCTAAAAGATGGTAAATGTGTTTTATGTGGGGTAGCAATATCTAAAGAAACAGAAAATCACATTAAGGAGACAATGAAGCAAATTTCGACATCTTCCTTTGCTGCAAGGCGACTAAGCGAATTAGAAAATCCGCTTCACAGGGTATTAGAAAAAGAGCGTGCTCTAAAAATTAATATCGCTAGTGCAATTGAAAAGATTCAGGACTGCGATAAACAGATCCAAAAAGCACAGACAAGAATCGAAGAAATTGACCATACACTATTAGGCCATAATAAAGATTCCATCAGAGAACACCAAGAACAAATCCTGATCCTAGAGGATGTCTATATGACAAACTTGATAGCACTGGGCACATGGAAAACAAGGCGAGACGAAATTCGAAAAGGAATACCAGACATAAAAAGAAGACGAGACGATGAAATGGAGAAACGGAAGGACATAGAAGAACTAAAAGGTCGTATCTGCGTATGCGAAACTGCTTTTGCTAAAGCTAGTGATGCAAGAGAAAGTATTTTATCCAAGACAAGGGAATACGTAGAAGAAGAAACCAACAAAGCGTTCTCGAAACTTATGTGGAAGAAAAAGACCTATAAACGAATAAAGATAAAAGAAGACTACTCGCTGAGTGTAATCCATGTTTCAGGACAAGAATGGTTTCCACACATGAGTGCAGCCGAAAGACAACTTCTCGTTCTTTCTTTTACGATTGCTCTCCATACGCTTGCAGGATTTGACTCACCACTCATTATTGATACGCCGGTAGCAAGAGTTGACGACGAAAACCGGGAAAACTTTGCGGAAGCTTTTGCTAAGATTTCTCAAGCAAAGCAAGTCGTTCTAATCTTGAGCCCCACAGAGTGGTCTTCAGAGATCTCTGGTGTTCTCGATAGGTATGTTGGAGGCAAATATAGGTTAGATCTAAATGAGGAAGAAACCGAAACACGCGTTAAGGAGGCATAGGACAATGACAATGATTACAAGCCCAGATAGGCTCAATATAGATAAAACTGACCGCCGACTCTACGAGCAGCTTGACAAAGAGCCGGTATTGCTGGGGAAAACCCGAGGACGAAAAGATCAGTTTCTTCTCGCTATGTCTATCGGTTATAAAAGCGGGATGAGATTGCCCATAAAGTCTAAGGAAGGTTTCGTACTTACGAAAGACCTTAATGCGGAGGACTATGCGTTAATATTTGCAGTAGCTGCAAGTGACAGTAAAAATATTGACATAATTGCCGACGACGTAGAAGTTGTTTCCATCGCGGAAGAATATGCACATGCAGGAATTAAGACATTGATTGAAAAATTAAAAGAAGTTGGTTTTGGTAGTTTTGAAAAGCAATTCGAGAAGGAGATATTTAATATCCTCGGCTAGATCGCATTTTACCCGAAAAACAATAAGAATTCTGCTCGTAGAGCCATCTTTTCCGATTCCTGCGAAAAGCAAGAATCATAAGAACTTTCTTCCGGTTGGCTTACTTAAGATTGCTTCTTATCAAAGAACTCTAGGCAACGAAGCGCAACTTTACAGGGGCGTCCCTATTGGTTTTTTTGAGACAAGTCGTCTTGTGGCGTTTAAACCTGATGAGATTTGGATTACGTCTCTTTTTACTTATTGGTCTCCCTATGTGAAAGAAACCGTCGAGTTCTATAAAGACCTATTTCCGAACGCAAAGATTACTGTTGGAGGTATCTATGCGTCACTAAGGCCAATTGAAGAGGTAAAACAATACACCGGTTGTGATGAAGTATTTCAAGGTGTGATGGGAGCAGCCGAGAGTCATGAGCCCGCTTATGACTTGCTGGAATACAAAAATGGCAGCCCAATTGATTACCAGATTTTACACGCTTCTAGGGGTTGCATAAGAAACTGCGAGTTTTGTGGGACTTGGAAGATTGAGCCAGAATACAAGCCAAAGAAATCAATAGTTGATGAGATCTTTCCCGGAATCAGAAAACTGGTTTTCTACGACAACAACCTTCTTGCTAATCCCCATATTGAAGATATTCTCAAAGAGCTTGCGGAATTAAAAAGGACTCATCGAATTCTATGGTGCGAAAGCCAGTCTGGCTTCGATGGAAGAATCTTGAAAGAGAAACCACATCTGGCAAGAATGCTGAAGAAGGCCGGATTTCAAAATCCCCGTATTGCCTGGGACTGGGGTTATAAACAGCACGAGAGTATAAAAAAACAAATTGACATACTACTCGATGCTGGTTATAAGTCGAACCAGATATATGTTTTCGTAATATATAACTGGGACACGGTGTTCGAAGAAATGGAACAAAAGCGAATTAAAAGTTTCGAATGGAAGGTTCAAATTGCCGACTGTCGCTATCGACCCCTAGATCAGATGTATGACCACTATAAAGGGAGCACCAAGGGCCAAACGAACAAGGACTATTACATTCACGAATCAGCTGGTTGGACGGACGCGTTAGTTAAACAGTATCGGCGCAATATACGCGAACAAAACATCTGCGTCCGTTATGGGTTTGACCTGTATTCAAGAGCGTTTGAGCACAAAACTCAAGGTCAGAGTGTTCGTCGTCAGATGAAGCTATTGCCTACGCTAGACGAAAAAAAGGACTTTATGGAATCTCGCGGATACGATTTTTGGGTTCCAGATAAAATTAGGTACCCCGTTGATGACTCGATTCAATCTGACCAAATCTCACTTGCTGTTAGTGAAAAGGTCAGGGCGTAAATCATATGTTTAGAGTATGTATACAAAACAACCAGCTCGTTTATGAGCTATACGGCCTAACCGACGAAGCAATAACGGGGTCAAGTCTTTACTTTTAACATTCTCTTAAAACCTGGTTTCTAGGTCTCGTCTTCTAAAAGTCAAGTCTGTTTTTAGTCATTTGATTCTGCTAGTCTGGCGACATGGTAAGAGCACTGCGCATCGAATACCCCGGGGCTGTCTATCACGTAATGAGCCGCGGTAACGAAAGAAAAGCAATTGTCCGATCAAAAGAGGACCGAGAACGGTTCACTGAAGTCTTAAGAGAAGGCGCGAGTCGATTCAACATCCTGATCCACGCCTATTCAAAGTCAAAGGGGTCAGGTCGTGCTATGTAACCTTTTAAGTTGGTGAAGTTGATGCACTACCAACTTATGAATCTGAACAGGCACGGCAACCTTGCAATTACCCTTCATTGAGATATTTTTCTGTTTCTGAGATCACTCGGCTTAAATAGGCGCGGTGAAGACCTAGATGGTTTGCGACTTCTCGCTGCTTGTATCCGAAATCGTAGATTGCGCTATGTGCCTTTAGGTTTCTATCTGATATTGACAATCCGGCCGGGAGCAAGGCCGAAAGTGGGGGCCGGTCAGCGTATCTGTGTGATCGAGCGAGTTCTTTTATCTCGTCTGCTTCCCAAAAGACGTTTGAGAGCTTATCGATGAAGGTGTCGCTCCCTAAGACACAGCCACCGCGGATATTCTCGAACGGCTTGTCGGAGCCGGCCTCAGGGGTCAAGACGAATTCCTGGTACCGCTTTTTGGCCAGCCTCTTCTTGCCCGCGAACTGGGAGAGGACCCAATCAGTCGCGAGAAAACCGCCATCGTTATCTGACAGGCCGGCAATCGCGCGGTAGCTACTCCATCTGTAATCGGCCGGATGCTCGACGAGGCCCGCCCGGATCGGATTCAAAACGATATATCGGCAAAGACACAAGAGATACTCGTCGCGTTCGACGAGGATAGCCTTGTATCGACCCTGATAGACATGACCGACTGTTTTGTTTCGGGCGTTATAACGAGTTGTATAGACCCCGTTGATGTAATGCATGACCTCAGCGAGGTTGCCGTCAGGAGTCTCAACGAGAAGGTGGTAATGGTTTGTCATTAGGCAGTAGCCGTGGATGAGAACGTTAAAGCGTTTTGCGGCTTCTTCCAGAATTACCAGAAAAGCCTCACGGTCCTTATTTGTTCTGACGATAGACTTCCGGCCGTCGCCGCGGCTCATAACGTGGTAGACGGCGCCGGGGTACTCGATGCGTAGAGGTCGTGCCATGACGAACACGCTATCAAATTATGGATGAAAGAAAAAGACTTGACTTATAACGGACGGAGTCAATAATTAACCTTACAAAGCACGACCTGACCCCTAAGCCGACCCCGGTCAGATAGTACATAAAGAAAAATAGAATTACTCTATTGAAGGGGAGGAGCATTATGACACAGACGATTGATTTAAAGAAAGAACAGCAAGCTTCGATTGCCAGGCCGCGGTACAAATATTCTATAATGGCGCGGAGTTTTTTTATAACCATGGATATCCTGACGGGCCGTAAGGTGACTTTGTCAAAGGCCAAGTTGCTGGAGACTCTGGCCTGCATTCCTTACCGTGAATGGGAGATCCGGCAGTATATCCGGCTGACCCGACGGTATCGAAAGTGGGAATTCGTCGATTGGGCCAACGGCATAAAACAATGGAGCCGAAACGCCCAGGACAATGAATACACCCACCTTCTGATCGTCAACGAGAAGATGAAAGAAGACGGGATGAAAGACGCCTGGTACCTGTTCCCGTTAATCCCATTTATCATGGTCATGGTCTATGTCCCCTTCGCGAAGACGTTAGCATTATTCCGTACTCGGCGAGCCTTTCTTTTTAACGCCGAATTCGAGGACCACGCCGAGCACGTATACGCCCAGTTCGTTGGGGAGCATCCGGAGTGGGACGAACAAAAAGTAGATAACGATCTGGTGAAAGCTTACGCGGATGTCGAAACCTGGGGCGATGTTTTCCGCCGCGTTGGTTTGGACGAACGCGACCACAGGAACGCAAGCTTTGTCGCTTGCGGCAAACCGGAGTTTGTCGTTGAATACGAAGGGATGCCTTAAAAGGGTCAAGTCTGTTTCTAGTCCTTTGGTTCTGCTAGTCTAGCGCTATGGATAAGTCACAAAAACGAGAGGAACACCGGGCCACTCGGGAAGTCAAGAGGCAGGCGCACGAAGATGAAATGGTTAAGCTGCGCGGCAAGCGGGAGGGCAAGAAATGGGCCTTCTCTCTCGGCCTGATGATTCCATTTCTGCTAATCGTCGTATCTTTCGCCGCTGTCGCGTACGTTTTGTTAGTACTCCCCGGACGCTCCATTAACCAAACAGACACTATGGCCGCCAAGGCGATACTTAAAGCCGCCGCTGTTGCCGCCGACCAATTCGCTTCGGACCATAACAATTCTTATGGAGGCATGACAGCGGGCGATCTGAAAGCCATCGACTCTAAGATTAACTGGGCTGACGGCGCTCCTAATCCCGGCCAGGTCGGTATCGTCTCGGCCGAAGAAACTACGTTCAAATTGGTCTATAAGGATTCGACCGGCGGCGAATTCCAAGCGGCGCGCGATAAACCGGGGGCGCCATCTTTCACAGACGTCAGCGGCAACCCGATATAGAGCTTTGGTGTTTCTACTGTACTTTGATTTTGTACTTTAGGGTGTTGGCGGGAGCAACGGGTTTGTCCCAGGTCCGGAGATAATTGAGCGTTATCGTCGTTTCGCCGGCCGCGATTGCCTTATAGGACCAAACATGATCGCCGCCTGAGCCCACTCGCCCCGTATTATCGGCCGTGTATTTGTCGCTTATCTTTTTAACGACTTTACTGTCTGTACCCTTGGCCATCTGCCATACATATCCCGTAGTCGCGTTGCCTCTGAGAGTAATCGTGAATTGCTGGCCTACAGACGCTTCAATGGTCTTGCCCGAATCGGCCTCGGTATAATTAGCCGTTCTAAGGCTGCAACCTACATAAATCAGGACCGCGACAATACCCAGAACAAAGACTAATGAAATTACTAAGGTTCTTCTCATTTGGCGCCTCCATGGCCTAGCGCTAACCCCGCTGCCAGCTGATTTAATCATATACGCACAGCCAGTTAATTAAAAGGGTTCAATATGTAAATGGGGCCAGGGGTTGAATAATAAGGTTTCGGTTATTGCTTACGCGGTTAACATGTGTTAACTTAAATTTATTTGGTTAACATATGTTAACTAGGTTGGTTAAGGTTAACAACGGTAATAAAGTGGGGCACACATGGACAAGAATATGATTAGCACAACGGAAGCGGCAAAGATAATGGGCATAAGCCGTATAGCTGTCTGGAAGAAGATAAGTCAAGGGAAACTTAAGGCTGTAAAAATCGGTCGGAACTATGTTATCGATAGGCAAGATCTTGGGGATATCTATTCGGAGACGACACCCGAAACTGAAAAGATTATCGACGAAACGGTCGACCGGGTCATAAAGGAATATGGAGACGCGCTTAACAGGTTGGGCAAAGAATGAAGCCGGTTTCGATTAATGAGGTTGAGCGTGTCACCCATCGACTGGCGCAAGAGAAACTGGCCTTTGACGAGCCGATTCCGGATTTATCAACGCGGTATCCCGGTATCTTGGAGAGTTGTCTAAAGACAACATTCGAGACAGTTGCCGGGGGCAAAGACCCATATCGTGGTTTGCCTAAGAAAGCGGCGATTATGTTCTATCTGATGATTAAGAATCATCCGTTTTTCAACGGGAATAAACGAGTCGCTGTGACGACAAGGTTGACCTTCCTCGTGCTAAACGACAAATGGCTAAGGGTTACGAATGAACAGCTCTATCAACAAGCGGTTGAAGTCGCGCAAAGTAATCCCAAATACATGGATAGTGTAGTAAAGGATACCCAAAGGTTTATCTCAGACCATCTTGCAGGTGTATGAGGACGGGGGCTGGATGTTTGCCTCGCAATGACGGAAACACCCCCTCACCTTTAATCCTCTCCCTGTAGGGTAGAGGAGATTGTTTAGCACCCACCCTTTAATTCCCTCCTTGCCTGCCGGCAGTCAGGCTGCGGCAGATTTGCGGGGCGCCCCAGGATGACGCACCTCTGTATGCCTCCTGTTCTGATTTCTGTATCTGCGCAGAAACAAATACAGTGACTACCGTATTCTTGAATACTTGCGAATACGAGTATACTGGCGGTATGGCGATTATCATTGTCTCTGATTTGCATATCGATACCTGGGACAACGGGGAAAAAACACAGGGCAAGACCAAGG encodes:
- a CDS encoding Fe-S oxidoreductase, coding for MVVLKSNSRRRYLISSARSHFTRKTIRILLVEPSFPIPAKSKNHKNFLPVGLLKIASYQRTLGNEAQLYRGVPIGFFETSRLVAFKPDEIWITSLFTYWSPYVKETVEFYKDLFPNAKITVGGIYASLRPIEEVKQYTGCDEVFQGVMGAAESHEPAYDLLEYKNGSPIDYQILHASRGCIRNCEFCGTWKIEPEYKPKKSIVDEIFPGIRKLVFYDNNLLANPHIEDILKELAELKRTHRILWCESQSGFDGRILKEKPHLARMLKKAGFQNPRIAWDWGYKQHESIKKQIDILLDAGYKSNQIYVFVIYNWDTVFEEMEQKRIKSFEWKVQIADCRYRPLDQMYDHYKGSTKGQTNKDYYIHESAGWTDALVKQYRRNIREQNICVRYGFDLYSRAFEHKTQGQSVRRQMKLLPTLDEKKDFMESRGYDFWVPDKIRYPVDDSIQSDQISLAVSEKVRA
- a CDS encoding alternative oxidase, whose protein sequence is MTQTIDLKKEQQASIARPRYKYSIMARSFFITMDILTGRKVTLSKAKLLETLACIPYREWEIRQYIRLTRRYRKWEFVDWANGIKQWSRNAQDNEYTHLLIVNEKMKEDGMKDAWYLFPLIPFIMVMVYVPFAKTLALFRTRRAFLFNAEFEDHAEHVYAQFVGEHPEWDEQKVDNDLVKAYADVETWGDVFRRVGLDERDHRNASFVACGKPEFVVEYEGMP
- a CDS encoding helix-turn-helix domain-containing protein yields the protein MDKNMISTTEAAKIMGISRIAVWKKISQGKLKAVKIGRNYVIDRQDLGDIYSETTPETEKIIDETVDRVIKEYGDALNRLGKE
- a CDS encoding DEAD/DEAH box helicase family protein; translation: MSLRDIEFKPSYSSDSDDILNEFYIPALQESVLYRRLAGYYSSTSLAIAAKGILGLLKSGGSMQMVISAELNQQDMDAIRSATETPEQIFAQVIIDDLNNLKDLLVYEHIKALGWLLANNRLEIKVAVPRADGIFHPKIGVFNDRQDNIVTFSGSINESAMGWKGNDEFFKSFVSWKPEDSSRLHADIDEFNKYWNNTAKRSQIVDAPIALRNKIVSLAPSSSNAKDLEVLYKSLQEEEHIDLQKDEEKPPIKLRDYQKDAVLSWQNNKNIGIFEMATGTGKTRAALACMDSLIRKDKTQNLFIVVCPSNQLIVQWIDQVDELVAIDGPVIIADSTNPKWKDDVADRLVDFNQTRYRNILIVTTYSTFSSSRFHKMVQEASGESVFLIADEVHNLGAPKFKKGIDEYYKKRLGLSATPKRWFDDTGTSEIYDYFGGEVFSFSLGDAVTQINPETERTYLTPYRYFPSFIYLTDQETSEYLELSKTIARLQGIKSDSGDEQVTSIERLLFKRANIIKNAVNKLQALDEIIRNINPDLTGTLIYVSPQQIQEVMQMLGASSIRAQRFTMEKGTKKEKKYGGKSERSYLLENFSKGKFQVLVAMKCLDEGVDIAEARTAIFLSSSGNPREYIQRIGRVLRRCSGKESASIYDIIALPKKGQVPKEMKDIEEKMIRRELKRYIEIARTALNNGEAIAAISKIYEQYK
- a CDS encoding AAA family ATPase, giving the protein MRIEKLIMKNYRQYRDEILHFRSTSECDLTVFIGRNGTGKSNILNAINWCLYKEEPHLNDESVSMPPVTMDSVLQSPDGSEHSVSVELYIDSGEGGKIVFNRTARYKVFKETAMAKIEMGELYRYVSTYMDLEVQHIKKNGETDYFSEDEDVEFFIDTFIPKNIRGFFIFDGERLSSYFKVAVQKNIRSAILSLSRIEVLETIKDRLGTILTEYNREAGRYSPELEEIEKQLNQAIERENEASNMLNEAQVQIDSAKTQIEEHKGEIEGCPDAMKLNTERDELKDKVQLTNKRREKNHIEYLNSLFELGKTANSKAALTSLLDIINKKIQNHELPPPIENRNLEQSLKDGKCVLCGVAISKETENHIKETMKQISTSSFAARRLSELENPLHRVLEKERALKINIASAIEKIQDCDKQIQKAQTRIEEIDHTLLGHNKDSIREHQEQILILEDVYMTNLIALGTWKTRRDEIRKGIPDIKRRRDDEMEKRKDIEELKGRICVCETAFAKASDARESILSKTREYVEEETNKAFSKLMWKKKTYKRIKIKEDYSLSVIHVSGQEWFPHMSAAERQLLVLSFTIALHTLAGFDSPLIIDTPVARVDDENRENFAEAFAKISQAKQVVLILSPTEWSSEISGVLDRYVGGKYRLDLNEEETETRVKEA
- a CDS encoding transposase, encoding MARPLRIEYPGAVYHVMSRGDGRKSIVRTNKDREAFLVILEEAAKRFNVLIHGYCLMTNHYHLLVETPDGNLAEVMHYINGVYTTRYNARNKTVGHVYQGRYKAILVERDEYLLCLCRYIVLNPIRAGLVEHPADYRWSSYRAIAGLSDNDGGFLATDWVLSQFAGKKRLAKKRYQEFVLTPEAGSDKPFENIRGGCVLGSDTFIDKLSNVFWEADEIKELARSHRYADRPPLSALLPAGLSISDRNLKAHSAIYDFGYKQREVANHLGLHRAYLSRVISETEKYLNEG
- a CDS encoding protease inhibitor I42 family protein, producing MRRTLVISLVFVLGIVAVLIYVGCSLRTANYTEADSGKTIEASVGQQFTITLRGNATTGYVWQMAKGTDSKVVKKISDKYTADNTGRVGSGGDHVWSYKAIAAGETTITLNYLRTWDKPVAPANTLKYKIKVQ
- a CDS encoding type II toxin-antitoxin system death-on-curing family toxin, which codes for MKPVSINEVERVTHRLAQEKLAFDEPIPDLSTRYPGILESCLKTTFETVAGGKDPYRGLPKKAAIMFYLMIKNHPFFNGNKRVAVTTRLTFLVLNDKWLRVTNEQLYQQAVEVAQSNPKYMDSVVKDTQRFISDHLAGV